A genome region from Streptomyces pratensis includes the following:
- a CDS encoding YbaB/EbfC family nucleoid-associated protein, with the protein MSESMEKKLADAMAELTAVQEAVARAESELSQASATSRSRDRAVEATVGPQGELTALKFPDNKYRNMTGPQLAASVMEAVQEGRAEMARRVMDVFEPLTQTSGRPTGLRGIDIDWDRAFGSALDGPDGGRRRSAARLHDEIHED; encoded by the coding sequence TTGAGCGAGTCGATGGAGAAGAAGCTGGCCGACGCCATGGCCGAGCTGACAGCTGTTCAGGAGGCCGTCGCGCGTGCCGAGAGCGAGCTCAGCCAGGCCTCTGCCACGTCCCGGTCACGGGACCGGGCGGTGGAGGCGACCGTGGGCCCGCAGGGCGAGCTGACGGCGCTGAAGTTCCCGGACAACAAGTACCGGAACATGACGGGGCCTCAACTGGCGGCGTCCGTGATGGAGGCGGTGCAGGAGGGACGCGCCGAGATGGCTCGTAGAGTGATGGATGTCTTCGAGCCGTTGACGCAGACCAGCGGCCGCCCGACGGGCCTCAGGGGCATAGACATCGACTGGGACCGGGCTTTCGGCTCGGCACTGGACGGCCCTGACGGCGGGAGAAGGCGCTCAGCGGCCCGACTGCACGACGAGATCCACGAGGACTGA
- a CDS encoding AAWKG family protein (Members of this family are unrelated to eukaryotic Tcp10, although some members contain a repetitive region similar to a C-terminal repeat region of Tcp10.) gives MALDSSKITDDLSGTNDKWSEAVSFFTGYKAPNRADLFDALVGNEGIPLMKVEISDVGYVDYVDTEDLNWLYENAGSEIQNTDFVIPFYHSKGTTAGSDVSMHKARITLLGSKGDGRIPSQGYQEGGQFSSGIDGHLGMDGKPTWDTTPTTRYAYGTGLALEELLNNEAEGTHGFSWNGLPVADGDSVTLANFDVVAGSFDRVAQFFSTQQKLVEEWQTRVGTEKNEAWRGKAAGVFWDLVNKINQQYTDYAEDMTSATGFSKQGNEIRQAKKDFRAAVNDLHTVWAKWQWDYGNPLTVLHKLLSEVMKHTWDNNITKITYEIDTYATGDGGYGTTTNYITEDHFSNSAAISKISGTGDTDLKADAQDFGDLKDLTTWAAIGNKALLMWQQTIVDQLDAAAITAMTKVRDSWSNSTFDLGSVKSRGTSGTLESDYKEEKAELAEEEAEKKEEEAAAAAAAAAKKQEEFIQWQKDQAAKAEAEAAAAKAEQEAKEKAAKEEQERKEREAKEEQERKEAEAEAKAAAKEAEAEAKAEEAKKEQEAKEAAAKAEQEAKEQEAKAEQEAKEKEAEAKQAEAEAKQEAKEAEQEAKQEQKEKEAEAKQAEQEAKQEQLRAEQEAKQEEIRKEQEAKQAEAQARAENMQMMQMNQARTQQEEAKKEQEAKEAEAKAEQEAKEKEAEAKQAEQEAEQEAKEAEQEAKQEQKEKEAEAKQAEQEAKQDRIRTEQEQRQEELREEQEQKQAEQEAKQEAKEAEQEAKQEQKEKEAEAKQAEQEAKQEQRQAEAEAKQDQIRQEQEQKQAEAEAKQEEIRQEQEKKQAEAEARFDSSRESLFGNGNGDLPDLSPTHISGPVNDGALDLPGGGESRLDSSGRVITDYPDGSTVTIDPETHSSTVTRPDGSTISGPLNTGDLLSNPDGSVTHLDSGGNLVTEYPDGSTQTINPDTGTTTVTRPDGSTVSGYLDDSGPSTIGSGQLNNGSLYTPPSYDFPSYEEELFDDQPYESPLAGVGSSGESNTPAHNRPFLNSGPFPGPGGGAMGDMSGGAGAGAGAGTPMGGGMGGGMGGGMGGGMGGGMGGGQGGQSDSGERVRNVIDGEVVKNRRPRAGAGAPVRNGQYADDEVRVATGGSTAGSSPFLPPMAGGPGGGAPGQTQTQSGDRARDSWVPEDDDVWGTDEGGAPAVIGR, from the coding sequence ATGGCGCTCGACTCCAGCAAGATCACCGATGACCTCAGTGGGACCAACGACAAATGGTCCGAGGCGGTCAGCTTCTTCACGGGATACAAGGCGCCGAACAGGGCCGACCTGTTCGACGCCCTCGTCGGCAACGAGGGAATTCCGCTGATGAAGGTGGAGATCTCCGACGTGGGCTACGTCGACTACGTCGACACCGAGGACTTGAACTGGCTCTACGAGAACGCCGGTTCCGAGATCCAGAACACCGACTTCGTCATCCCCTTCTACCACTCGAAAGGCACCACAGCGGGCTCCGACGTGTCGATGCACAAGGCACGCATCACGCTGCTCGGAAGCAAGGGCGACGGCAGGATACCGAGCCAGGGTTATCAGGAGGGCGGGCAGTTCTCCAGCGGCATCGACGGCCACCTGGGGATGGACGGCAAGCCCACCTGGGACACCACCCCGACCACTCGGTACGCCTACGGCACCGGGCTGGCCCTGGAGGAGTTGCTCAACAACGAGGCGGAGGGCACCCACGGGTTCAGCTGGAACGGGCTGCCCGTGGCCGACGGCGACTCCGTCACCCTCGCCAACTTCGACGTGGTGGCCGGCTCCTTCGACCGGGTCGCCCAGTTCTTCAGCACCCAGCAGAAGCTGGTGGAGGAGTGGCAGACCAGGGTCGGCACGGAGAAGAACGAAGCCTGGCGCGGCAAGGCCGCAGGCGTCTTCTGGGATCTGGTCAACAAGATCAACCAGCAGTACACGGACTACGCGGAGGACATGACCTCGGCCACGGGCTTCTCGAAGCAGGGCAACGAGATCCGGCAGGCGAAGAAGGACTTCAGAGCCGCGGTGAACGATCTCCACACCGTCTGGGCGAAGTGGCAGTGGGACTACGGGAACCCGCTCACCGTGCTGCACAAGCTGCTGTCCGAGGTGATGAAGCACACGTGGGACAACAACATCACGAAGATCACGTACGAGATCGATACCTACGCGACGGGCGACGGCGGGTACGGCACTACCACGAACTACATCACGGAGGACCACTTCAGCAACTCGGCGGCAATCTCCAAGATCTCGGGCACGGGTGACACGGATCTGAAGGCCGACGCCCAGGACTTCGGCGATCTGAAGGATCTGACCACCTGGGCGGCAATCGGCAACAAGGCGCTGCTGATGTGGCAGCAGACCATCGTGGACCAGCTGGACGCGGCGGCGATCACGGCCATGACGAAGGTGAGGGACAGCTGGAGCAATAGCACCTTCGACCTCGGATCGGTGAAGTCCCGGGGCACCAGCGGCACCCTCGAGTCGGACTACAAGGAGGAGAAGGCCGAACTCGCTGAGGAGGAGGCCGAGAAGAAGGAGGAGGAGGCGGCCGCAGCTGCTGCGGCGGCAGCCAAGAAGCAGGAAGAGTTCATCCAGTGGCAGAAGGACCAGGCTGCCAAGGCGGAGGCAGAGGCGGCGGCAGCCAAGGCTGAACAGGAGGCCAAGGAGAAGGCCGCCAAGGAGGAGCAGGAGCGTAAGGAGAGGGAGGCCAAGGAGGAGCAGGAGCGTAAGGAGGCGGAGGCCGAGGCGAAGGCGGCGGCGAAGGAGGCCGAGGCGGAGGCCAAGGCCGAGGAGGCGAAGAAGGAGCAGGAGGCCAAGGAGGCGGCGGCCAAGGCCGAGCAGGAAGCCAAGGAGCAGGAAGCCAAGGCCGAGCAGGAAGCCAAGGAGAAGGAGGCCGAGGCCAAGCAGGCGGAGGCGGAGGCCAAGCAGGAGGCGAAGGAAGCCGAACAGGAAGCCAAGCAGGAACAGAAGGAGAAGGAAGCCGAGGCCAAACAGGCCGAACAGGAAGCCAAGCAGGAGCAGCTGCGGGCCGAGCAGGAGGCCAAGCAGGAAGAGATCCGCAAGGAGCAGGAGGCCAAGCAGGCAGAGGCCCAGGCTCGTGCTGAGAACATGCAGATGATGCAGATGAACCAGGCCAGGACACAGCAGGAGGAGGCGAAGAAGGAGCAGGAGGCCAAGGAGGCGGAGGCCAAGGCCGAGCAGGAGGCCAAGGAGAAGGAGGCCGAGGCCAAACAGGCCGAGCAGGAAGCCGAGCAGGAAGCGAAGGAAGCCGAACAAGAGGCCAAGCAGGAACAGAAGGAGAAGGAAGCCGAGGCCAAACAGGCCGAACAGGAAGCCAAGCAGGACCGCATCCGCACCGAGCAGGAACAGCGCCAGGAGGAGCTGAGGGAAGAGCAGGAGCAGAAGCAGGCGGAGCAGGAGGCCAAGCAGGAGGCCAAGGAAGCCGAACAAGAGGCCAAGCAGGAACAGAAGGAGAAGGAAGCCGAGGCCAAACAGGCCGAACAGGAAGCCAAGCAGGAGCAGAGGCAGGCGGAGGCTGAGGCCAAGCAGGACCAGATCCGCCAGGAGCAGGAACAGAAGCAGGCCGAGGCTGAGGCCAAGCAGGAAGAGATCCGGCAGGAGCAGGAGAAGAAGCAGGCCGAAGCGGAGGCCCGGTTCGACAGCTCCCGTGAAAGCCTCTTCGGCAACGGCAACGGCGACCTTCCCGACCTGTCGCCCACCCACATCTCCGGCCCCGTCAACGACGGTGCCCTGGACCTCCCCGGCGGCGGTGAGTCGCGCCTCGACTCCAGCGGCCGGGTGATCACCGACTACCCGGACGGCTCCACCGTCACGATCGACCCGGAGACCCACTCCTCGACCGTGACCCGGCCCGACGGCTCGACCATCTCCGGTCCGCTCAACACCGGTGACCTGCTGTCCAACCCCGACGGCAGCGTCACGCACCTGGACTCCGGCGGCAACCTGGTCACGGAGTACCCGGACGGCTCCACCCAGACGATCAACCCGGACACCGGAACCACCACCGTCACACGTCCGGACGGCTCGACCGTCTCCGGCTACCTGGACGACTCCGGTCCGTCCACCATCGGCTCCGGCCAACTCAACAACGGCTCGCTCTACACACCTCCTTCGTACGACTTCCCGTCCTACGAGGAGGAGTTGTTCGACGACCAGCCTTACGAGTCGCCCCTGGCGGGCGTCGGTTCGTCCGGCGAGTCGAACACCCCCGCTCACAACCGCCCCTTCCTGAACAGCGGACCGTTCCCCGGCCCCGGCGGAGGGGCCATGGGCGACATGAGCGGCGGCGCGGGCGCAGGTGCCGGCGCCGGTACGCCGATGGGCGGCGGCATGGGCGGCGGCATGGGCGGCGGCATGGGCGGCGGCATGGGCGGCGGCATGGGCGGCGGTCAGGGCGGCCAGTCGGACTCCGGTGAGCGCGTCCGTAACGTCATCGACGGCGAGGTGGTCAAGAACCGTCGTCCCCGGGCCGGCGCGGGCGCCCCCGTCAGGAACGGCCAGTACGCGGACGACGAGGTGCGCGTTGCCACCGGCGGTTCCACCGCGGGCAGTTCGCCGTTCCTCCCGCCGATGGCCGGTGGCCCCGGCGGTGGGGCGCCCGGCCAGACCCAGACCCAGAGCGGCGACCGCGCCCGGGACTCGTGGGTGCCGGAGGACGACGACGTATGGGGCACGGACGAGGGCGGCGCGCCGGCGGTGATCGGCCGCTGA